In a genomic window of Candidatus Thiothrix sulfatifontis:
- a CDS encoding ATP-binding protein, protein MKLKLPYGISHYKTVIEEGYTYVDKTGWIQTLEDASRYNLIMRPRRFGKSLFVSMLAYYYDIKAKDDFHRLFGHLAAGQNPTGNQNRYQILFLEFSGISTDDPQSIYSAFNNKITLAIATFLKKYHYPAESLDRLYQLDSPTPADKLNYLLSLLDDQKIYLIIDEYDHFANALLAEDLHYFCKIMGKGGFVRAFYESIKAATQQGSIDRLIITGVTPIMLDSLTSGFNMVENLSLLPAFNEAIGLTQAETTSLIYPLTEQCAINADTLMATLKDWYNGYVFASKGQPMYNANMVLYFLKHVDAKNCAFPEEMLDENIASDYRNIMRMFSIGDRDTNYAVLEELISEGEVTAQQRRKFDFDKGFDREDFISLLCYMGFVSLAGSEFGVQRFRIPNHVIKRLYFAYFKVEIERKNQFSIPPQKLQQAVTALALHNDIEPLRHEIQSILMVLSNRDFMQMDEKHLKVLLVTLLYQSSIYFIKSEPEVNHKYPDILLLERSPYPVKHQHLIELKYCKKSERKKHPHLWDDKRAEGIQQVQGYQQLPDIQILEKLSCWVIVTDGEDVAAENVAFASQR, encoded by the coding sequence ATGAAACTGAAACTCCCCTACGGCATCAGCCACTACAAAACGGTTATCGAAGAAGGTTACACCTACGTCGACAAAACCGGCTGGATTCAAACCCTTGAAGACGCCAGCCGTTACAACCTGATCATGCGCCCACGCCGCTTCGGGAAAAGCTTGTTCGTCTCGATGCTCGCGTATTACTACGACATCAAAGCCAAGGACGACTTCCACCGCCTGTTCGGTCATCTCGCCGCCGGTCAGAACCCAACCGGCAACCAGAACCGCTACCAAATCCTGTTTCTGGAATTCAGCGGCATCAGCACGGATGACCCGCAAAGCATTTATTCGGCATTTAATAATAAAATCACACTGGCAATAGCCACGTTCCTGAAAAAATACCACTATCCAGCAGAAAGTTTAGATCGTTTGTATCAGCTTGATTCTCCGACTCCCGCTGATAAGCTGAATTATCTGCTTAGCCTACTGGATGATCAAAAGATTTACCTGATTATTGACGAATATGACCATTTCGCCAATGCGCTGTTAGCGGAAGACTTGCACTACTTCTGCAAAATCATGGGGAAGGGCGGCTTCGTGCGGGCGTTTTATGAAAGCATCAAAGCCGCAACACAGCAAGGAAGCATCGACCGCCTGATCATTACTGGCGTTACCCCCATCATGCTGGATAGCCTGACATCCGGTTTCAACATGGTTGAAAACCTTTCGCTATTGCCCGCGTTTAACGAAGCCATTGGTTTAACACAAGCAGAAACGACCTCGCTGATTTATCCGTTGACTGAGCAGTGTGCCATCAATGCCGATACCCTGATGGCAACCTTGAAAGATTGGTATAACGGCTACGTCTTCGCCAGTAAAGGGCAGCCGATGTACAACGCTAATATGGTGTTGTATTTCCTGAAACACGTTGATGCCAAAAATTGTGCCTTTCCTGAAGAAATGTTGGATGAAAATATTGCTTCCGATTACCGCAATATCATGCGTATGTTTTCCATCGGCGACCGTGATACCAATTATGCCGTGCTGGAAGAATTGATCAGTGAAGGGGAAGTCACCGCGCAACAGCGGCGCAAATTCGATTTTGACAAAGGTTTTGATCGCGAAGACTTTATCAGCCTGCTGTGCTACATGGGTTTCGTTTCACTGGCGGGTTCTGAGTTTGGTGTGCAGCGTTTTCGTATTCCTAACCATGTTATCAAGCGGCTGTATTTTGCCTATTTTAAGGTCGAGATCGAGCGTAAAAACCAGTTCAGCATTCCGCCCCAAAAGCTGCAACAAGCGGTGACTGCGCTGGCTTTGCACAATGACATCGAACCCTTGCGGCATGAAATTCAGTCGATATTAATGGTGTTATCCAACCGCGATTTCATGCAAATGGATGAAAAGCACCTCAAGGTATTGTTGGTGACGTTGTTGTATCAATCTTCCATCTATTTCATCAAAAGCGAGCCGGAGGTCAATCACAAATACCCGGATATTCTGTTGCTTGAGCGCAGCCCGTATCCGGTTAAACACCAGCATTTGATCGAGCTGAAATACTGCAAGAAATCTGAGCGGAAAAAACACCCGCACCTGTGGGATGACAAACGCGCCGAAGGCATCCAGCAAGTACAGGGCTATCAACAATTACCGGATATTCAAATACTCGAAAAGCTTTCCTGCTGGGTCATCGTCACTGACGGTGAAGACGTTGCGGCAGAAAATGTCGCATTCGCTAGTCAGCGGTAG
- a CDS encoding restriction endonuclease subunit S, whose product MKAIGEIAEVFDGPHATPEKIEVGPYFLSISSLINGSLDLSKSAHLSETDYIKWTKRVTPQEGDLLFSYETRLGEAALMPKGIKACLGRRMGLLRPDKSKVIPEYLLYTYLSPAFQGVIVANTITGATVDRIALNELPKFRIRIPALSEQKSVAKLLSSIDKKIEINNRINAELEAMAKTLYDYWFVQFDFPDENGKPYKSSGGKMLYSNELKREIPAGWELKSLSDLTSVLTGKEDANFSNPNGKYSYFTCGEEILRCNEYVFDGKAVLVAGNGNFNVKMYHGKFNAYQRTYVLIPNDEQFYALLYFAVINRIDSITKCSRGSIVKFMTKGDLADIKMSMPKSNKCSDLLVSVINNLLLSTLAYKKENQRLAALRDWLLPMLMNGQVRVDSAADDLYSPEQSAGTRQV is encoded by the coding sequence ATGAAAGCAATTGGTGAAATTGCAGAGGTTTTTGATGGGCCACATGCAACGCCTGAAAAGATAGAAGTTGGGCCATATTTTTTGAGTATTTCCAGTTTAATTAATGGTTCTCTCGATTTATCAAAATCCGCTCACCTTAGTGAAACAGATTATATTAAATGGACAAAACGAGTTACACCTCAAGAAGGTGATCTTCTCTTTTCTTATGAAACCCGTTTGGGTGAAGCTGCACTTATGCCTAAGGGTATAAAAGCGTGTCTTGGTCGACGTATGGGATTGCTCAGACCTGATAAAAGCAAGGTGATTCCTGAATATCTGTTGTACACCTATTTATCGCCTGCTTTTCAGGGGGTTATTGTTGCTAATACAATAACAGGTGCAACAGTTGATCGTATCGCACTCAATGAGTTACCGAAATTTCGCATTCGGATTCCTGCATTAAGTGAGCAGAAATCCGTAGCAAAGCTTTTGTCTTCCATCGACAAAAAAATCGAAATCAACAACCGCATTAACGCCGAACTCGAAGCAATGGCAAAAACCCTCTATGACTACTGGTTTGTGCAATTCGATTTCCCCGATGAAAACGGCAAACCGTATAAGTCATCGGGCGGAAAGATGTTGTATAGCAATGAGTTGAAGCGGGAGATTCCGGCGGGTTGGGAATTAAAGTCACTATCTGATCTAACTTCTGTATTAACTGGGAAAGAAGATGCAAACTTTTCAAATCCAAATGGTAAGTATTCTTACTTCACTTGTGGAGAAGAGATATTACGATGCAATGAATATGTCTTTGATGGAAAGGCAGTGCTAGTCGCAGGCAATGGTAATTTTAATGTAAAAATGTATCATGGGAAATTTAACGCTTATCAACGAACGTATGTTTTAATTCCTAACGATGAACAGTTTTATGCTCTTTTATATTTTGCAGTAATTAACCGTATAGATAGTATAACTAAGTGTTCTCGTGGTTCTATTGTTAAGTTTATGACGAAGGGAGATTTGGCAGATATTAAGATGTCTATGCCCAAATCGAATAAATGTAGTGATTTGCTTGTATCTGTAATTAACAACTTACTGCTTTCTACATTGGCTTACAAAAAAGAAAATCAGCGGTTGGCAGCATTGCGGGATTGGTTGTTGCCGATGTTGATGAATGGGCAGGTGCGGGTGGATAGCGCGGCGGATGACCTATACTCACCAGAGCAAAGCGCAGGAACGAGGCAAGTATGA
- a CDS encoding type I restriction-modification system subunit M — protein MKLNRDFKKSTTELIDNLKNICAAYGLGNDGNEFKIITQVFLYKFLCDKLAYELKKADKATANAPNWEQHIASLDIDDYEMLTMLLPEGTAYLRPEHLISNLFARQNEDNFAKLFDDTLREIAILNSDIFSVKTGGGAQIRLFDALSQFISDPGERDNFCKAIINKLVNFSFEHIFTQGFDFFADIFEYLIKDYNKDSGGKYAEYYTPHAVAKIMAAILVPTEVRGKVMNVKCYDPSAGSGTLLMNLAHAIGESRCSIYSQDISQKSSGLLRLNLILNNLVHSIPNIIQGNTISLPYHKDGAELAQFDYIVSNPPFKMDFSDFRDDLDSKENKARFFAGIPNVPNKAKDKMAIYLLFIQHIMYSLKDKGRAAIVVPTGFITAQSGIDKSIRERLVEQNMLAGVVSMPSNIFATTGTNVSILFIDKGNQDKVVLIDASNLGETVKDGKNQKTVLTVAEEQRIIDTFNAKQAVDDFSVVVSYDQIKAKNYSFSAGQYFDVKIEYTDITAAEFATKMKGFTDNLDALFAESRTLETEIKTQLASLKYE, from the coding sequence GAAAGCCGATAAAGCCACCGCCAACGCGCCAAATTGGGAACAGCATATCGCCAGTCTCGACATTGATGATTATGAAATGTTGACCATGCTGCTGCCCGAAGGCACAGCGTATTTGCGCCCGGAACACTTGATTTCCAATTTGTTTGCGCGGCAAAACGAGGATAATTTCGCCAAGCTGTTTGATGATACCTTGCGTGAAATTGCCATCCTCAATAGTGATATTTTCTCGGTGAAAACCGGGGGCGGGGCGCAAATTCGCCTGTTTGATGCACTCAGCCAGTTCATTTCAGACCCCGGTGAGCGCGACAATTTCTGTAAGGCGATTATCAATAAGTTGGTGAATTTCAGCTTTGAACATATTTTTACGCAGGGCTTTGATTTCTTTGCGGATATTTTTGAGTACCTGATTAAGGACTACAACAAGGACAGCGGCGGCAAATACGCGGAATATTACACCCCGCACGCGGTCGCCAAGATTATGGCGGCGATTCTGGTGCCAACCGAGGTGCGCGGCAAAGTGATGAACGTCAAGTGCTACGACCCGTCGGCGGGTTCGGGGACGTTGCTGATGAACCTTGCCCATGCGATTGGGGAGAGTCGGTGCAGCATTTATTCGCAGGATATTTCGCAAAAATCATCCGGGCTGTTGCGGCTTAACCTGATTTTGAACAATCTGGTGCATTCCATTCCGAATATTATTCAGGGCAATACGATTTCGTTGCCGTATCACAAGGATGGGGCTGAGCTGGCGCAGTTTGATTACATTGTTTCCAATCCGCCGTTCAAGATGGATTTTAGCGATTTCCGCGATGATTTGGATAGCAAGGAAAACAAGGCGCGTTTCTTTGCGGGGATTCCGAATGTGCCGAATAAAGCCAAGGATAAAATGGCGATTTATTTGCTGTTTATCCAGCACATTATGTATTCACTGAAAGACAAGGGCAGGGCGGCGATTGTTGTCCCGACCGGGTTTATTACGGCGCAATCCGGCATTGATAAGAGCATCCGGGAGCGGTTGGTGGAACAGAACATGCTGGCGGGTGTGGTGTCGATGCCGAGCAATATTTTTGCGACCACGGGGACGAATGTCTCGATTTTGTTCATCGACAAGGGCAACCAAGACAAGGTGGTGCTGATTGATGCCTCTAACCTTGGCGAAACCGTCAAGGATGGCAAGAACCAGAAAACGGTGCTTACGGTGGCGGAAGAGCAGCGCATTATCGACACCTTCAACGCCAAGCAAGCGGTGGATGATTTTTCGGTGGTGGTCAGTTACGACCAAATCAAAGCCAAAAACTACTCTTTCAGCGCGGGGCAATACTTCGACGTAAAGATCGAATACACCGACATCACCGCCGCCGAATTCGCCACCAAAATGAAAGGCTTCACTGACAACCTCGATGCACTGTTTGCCGAATCCCGCACTCTCGAAACCGAGATCAAAACCCAGTTAGCGAGTTTGAAGTATGAGTAA